From the Bacillota bacterium genome, one window contains:
- a CDS encoding flagellin, producing the protein MGLRINSNLEALNAHRHLSAVSNRLAKSMERLSSGLRINRASDDAAGLAISEKILAQVKGLDQAVRNAQDAISLVQTAEGALQETHSILQRMRELAVQAANDTLQDSDKQAIQAEINELLKEIARIAEATEFNNQSLLQASATSTEGIAFTFQVGANAGQVIGLTIAAANTLALFGGSMVDVVNEAATAISLVDTAIGKVSDSRANLGAMQNRLEHTIANLQVASENLQAANSRIRDVDMAAEMMNYTKLQILQQAGTAMLAQANLAPQAVLKLLS; encoded by the coding sequence ATGGGTCTTCGCATCAACTCGAACCTGGAGGCGCTGAACGCGCACAGGCACCTGTCTGCCGTGTCCAACCGACTCGCCAAGTCTATGGAGCGGTTGTCGTCTGGGTTGCGCATCAACCGGGCCTCCGACGACGCGGCAGGGCTTGCCATATCGGAGAAGATCCTGGCCCAGGTGAAGGGCCTGGATCAGGCGGTGAGGAACGCGCAGGATGCCATATCCCTGGTGCAGACGGCCGAGGGAGCGTTGCAGGAGACGCACTCCATCCTCCAACGCATGAGGGAACTGGCCGTGCAGGCGGCGAACGACACCCTCCAGGATAGCGACAAGCAGGCCATCCAGGCCGAGATTAACGAACTGCTGAAGGAAATCGCCCGGATAGCGGAGGCTACCGAGTTCAACAATCAAAGCCTCTTGCAGGCCAGTGCAACCAGCACAGAGGGGATAGCCTTCACGTTCCAGGTCGGCGCGAATGCTGGACAGGTGATAGGTCTTACGATAGCAGCCGCAAATACCCTGGCGTTGTTCGGCGGAAGCATGGTGGACGTGGTGAACGAGGCTGCCACCGCGATTAGCTTGGTGGATACGGCCATAGGCAAGGTCTCTGACTCGCGTGCCAACCTCGGCGCCATGCAGAACCGCCTCGAACACACCATCGCCAACCTGCAGGTGGCCTCCGAGAACCTGCAGGCGGCCAATTCCCGCATCCGGGACGTGGATATGGCGGCCGAGATGATGAACTACACCAAATTGCAGATCCTCCAGCAGGCGGGTACCGCCATGCTCGCGCAGGCGAACCTTGCCCCCCAGGCGGTGCTGAAACTCCTGTCATAG
- a CDS encoding helix-turn-helix transcriptional regulator: MTLGARIRQLRKSKGMTARALAERVGLHPQHVFSI, encoded by the coding sequence GTGACGCTCGGGGCCCGGATACGCCAACTACGGAAAAGCAAAGGCATGACCGCGCGGGCGCTCGCAGAAAGGGTCGGGCTCCATCCCCAACACGTATTCAGCATTGA